One region of Luteolibacter yonseiensis genomic DNA includes:
- the argB gene encoding acetylglutamate kinase — protein sequence MDPTEKADSLIEALPYLQAFRGKTFLIKMGGSAMEDPDLVAKVMRDIVFLEVAGINPIVVHGGGKAISAAMEAAGLEAKFVGGFRVTTDEAIDIVSRVLSEEINPGLVRMIRNFGGKAVGIPGNDVFLGEKIKGTDSEGRRVDIGRVGEVVGCQMAHMDAAHHAGIVPVISPLAAELATGRPLNINADLAAAALAKELRVAKLVYLSDVPGLLSDPKDPSTLIKSVTRKEADAMITDGTISGGMIPKIRSAVDALNAGVRKVHFVDGRLPHALLLEIFTDGGVGTEVVR from the coding sequence ATGGATCCCACCGAAAAAGCCGATTCCCTCATCGAAGCACTTCCCTACCTGCAAGCGTTCAGGGGGAAAACATTCCTCATCAAAATGGGTGGCTCCGCGATGGAAGATCCCGATCTCGTCGCGAAGGTCATGCGCGACATCGTTTTCCTCGAGGTCGCCGGCATCAATCCCATCGTCGTCCACGGCGGAGGCAAAGCGATCTCAGCCGCGATGGAGGCGGCGGGGCTCGAAGCGAAATTCGTGGGGGGCTTCCGCGTCACCACGGATGAGGCCATCGACATCGTCTCCCGCGTTCTTTCCGAGGAAATCAACCCCGGCCTGGTCCGCATGATCCGAAACTTCGGCGGCAAAGCCGTCGGCATCCCCGGCAACGACGTTTTCCTCGGGGAGAAGATCAAGGGCACCGACAGCGAGGGCAGGCGCGTCGACATCGGCCGCGTCGGCGAGGTCGTGGGCTGTCAGATGGCCCACATGGACGCCGCGCACCACGCCGGCATCGTCCCCGTCATTTCACCCCTCGCCGCCGAGCTCGCCACCGGCCGCCCTCTGAACATCAACGCCGATCTCGCCGCCGCCGCGCTGGCGAAGGAGCTCCGCGTCGCGAAGCTCGTCTACCTTTCCGACGTCCCCGGCCTGCTCTCCGATCCCAAGGACCCAAGCACGCTCATCAAATCCGTCACCCGCAAAGAAGCGGACGCCATGATCACCGATGGCACCATCTCCGGCGGCATGATTCCGAAAATCCGCAGCGCCGTGGACGCGCTGAACGCCGGAGTCCGCAAGGTCCACTTCGTCGATGGCCGCCTGCCCCACGCTCTCCTGCTGGAAATCTTCACCGACGGTGGCGTCGGTACTGAAGTCGTGAGATAG
- a CDS encoding RNA-binding protein, whose protein sequence is MDADLLHTEKILADRKTFYLDLKQNSRGMVVKITEDVGGNRDTIMVPAEILGDFIAALTDIKLTADEQG, encoded by the coding sequence TTGGACGCTGATTTACTACACACGGAAAAAATTCTCGCGGACCGGAAAACATTTTACCTGGACCTGAAACAGAACTCGCGCGGCATGGTGGTGAAGATCACCGAAGACGTGGGAGGCAACCGCGACACCATCATGGTACCGGCCGAGATTCTGGGAGATTTCATCGCCGCCCTGACCGACATCAAGCTGACGGCGGACGAGCAGGGGTGA
- a CDS encoding sulfite oxidase, with translation MNPSLRDEATYEQDRLERYVRKQEQETGLSRREILKKLFGASVGLASAAAFTGRAYAAEPLPPIVKPTPNDKFITLSTNRETRFEALKGVGEVTPAALFFIRNHTTTPRIDGATWSLRIEGPGVTNPRNFTLADLEALPQVTQTRAIECAGNGRSFYGSQQGTAGSGTAWRLGAIGVGTWTGVRLSTLLELAGLKNTAVDILPEGLDDVFPAAGTHVSRPLPIERATDDDVLVVTKLNGETLPQDHGYPARLLVPGWIGIANIKWLGKITVAEEALFNYFNTTQYTFIGGSYGPLGPSSPVLGRQVVKSAFELPFPATFTAGLKLITGRSWSAHGTIKRVDVSFDEGTTWTRAVLKNRGNDPQGWVEWQVQWNAKAGSYGLKARATDSAGNVQPVTTPFNTNGYQFDAIVRHPAVVS, from the coding sequence ATGAACCCTTCCCTGAGAGACGAGGCGACTTACGAACAGGACCGCCTCGAACGCTATGTCCGGAAACAGGAACAGGAGACCGGCCTGTCGCGCCGCGAAATCCTCAAGAAACTCTTCGGTGCCTCTGTCGGTCTGGCGTCGGCGGCTGCCTTCACCGGCCGGGCATATGCGGCCGAGCCGCTGCCTCCCATCGTCAAACCGACGCCGAACGACAAATTCATCACCCTCAGCACCAACCGTGAAACCCGGTTCGAGGCGCTGAAAGGCGTGGGTGAGGTGACCCCCGCGGCGTTGTTCTTCATCCGCAACCACACCACCACGCCGCGCATCGACGGCGCGACATGGAGTCTGCGCATTGAAGGACCCGGCGTCACCAATCCACGGAATTTCACACTCGCCGATCTCGAAGCGCTCCCACAGGTGACCCAGACGCGGGCCATCGAGTGCGCGGGGAACGGACGCAGTTTCTACGGCAGCCAGCAGGGCACCGCAGGCTCGGGAACGGCGTGGAGACTTGGCGCGATCGGCGTCGGCACCTGGACCGGCGTCCGTCTGTCCACCTTGCTGGAACTCGCCGGCCTGAAAAACACCGCCGTCGATATTCTCCCGGAAGGCCTGGACGATGTTTTCCCCGCCGCAGGCACCCACGTCAGCCGTCCGCTCCCCATCGAACGGGCGACGGATGACGATGTGCTGGTGGTGACGAAGCTCAATGGCGAGACATTGCCCCAGGATCACGGATATCCCGCACGATTGCTCGTTCCGGGCTGGATCGGCATCGCGAACATCAAGTGGCTTGGAAAAATCACCGTCGCCGAAGAGGCGCTCTTCAACTATTTCAACACCACCCAATACACCTTCATCGGAGGCAGCTACGGGCCGCTCGGTCCATCCTCGCCAGTGCTGGGCCGCCAGGTGGTCAAGAGCGCCTTCGAACTTCCCTTCCCCGCGACTTTCACGGCGGGTCTCAAACTCATCACCGGCCGCTCGTGGTCCGCACACGGCACCATCAAGCGCGTGGATGTCAGCTTCGACGAAGGCACGACCTGGACGCGCGCGGTATTGAAAAACCGGGGAAATGATCCACAGGGATGGGTCGAGTGGCAGGTCCAGTGGAATGCCAAGGCGGGCAGCTACGGACTCAAGGCAAGGGCGACCGACAGCGCGGGAAATGTGCAACCCGTCACGACTCCATTCAATACCAACGGCTACCAGTTCGACGCCATCGTCCGTCACCCGGCGGTCGTGTCCTGA
- a CDS encoding PIN/TRAM domain-containing protein, whose product MASHPSVNVARLIYLLVCEAAGVAIALSTKGLMDISIGTGLLGGLGVAAFFIWIESLMKSFTLRGFSTASFGLGVGLFCAWLLTRVEITGLLELAFRNRLQDEGGVAGVELDVLRLTINVTLFASLGFLGAVLALRSNRDDFAFIIPYVRFRQDSSTGQPVVLDAEAVTDGRVLAIFRSGFLHGRLIVPRFVLDDLQARVAAGTNGERQRAQRGLDSLELMQKATDINVSIHDTLVSGESDTLNTHLIETTRLLGARLMTVDENLAKIAKIQGVDVLNIHELDDALKPAVAVGERIRLALVRTGKEDHQAVGYLPDGAMIVVNHAVSKIGSTADVIVVSTLQTASGTMVFAELYKPSGMAIRTAGPGVLPVPAER is encoded by the coding sequence ATGGCTTCCCATCCGTCCGTCAACGTCGCCCGCCTCATCTACCTGTTAGTATGTGAGGCGGCGGGTGTGGCCATCGCCCTCAGCACGAAGGGGCTGATGGACATCTCCATCGGCACCGGTTTGCTCGGCGGGCTCGGAGTCGCGGCGTTTTTCATCTGGATCGAGTCGTTGATGAAAAGCTTCACGCTGCGGGGATTCTCGACGGCGAGCTTCGGACTGGGGGTGGGCTTGTTCTGCGCGTGGCTGCTCACGCGGGTGGAAATCACGGGACTGCTGGAGCTGGCGTTCCGGAACCGGTTGCAGGATGAAGGCGGCGTCGCCGGGGTGGAGCTCGATGTGCTCCGCCTGACCATCAATGTCACGTTGTTCGCGAGCCTCGGTTTCCTCGGTGCGGTGCTGGCGTTGCGGAGCAATCGCGACGACTTCGCATTCATCATTCCCTATGTGAGGTTCCGCCAGGATTCGTCCACCGGCCAGCCGGTGGTGCTGGACGCGGAGGCCGTGACGGACGGACGGGTGCTGGCGATCTTCCGCTCGGGATTTCTCCACGGCCGGTTGATCGTGCCACGCTTCGTGCTGGATGACCTGCAGGCGCGTGTCGCGGCGGGCACCAATGGCGAACGGCAGCGCGCCCAACGCGGTTTGGACAGTCTGGAACTGATGCAGAAGGCCACGGACATCAACGTGTCCATCCATGACACGCTGGTCAGCGGGGAATCGGACACGCTGAACACCCACCTGATCGAAACCACCCGCCTGCTCGGCGCGCGCCTGATGACCGTGGATGAGAACCTGGCGAAAATCGCAAAAATCCAAGGGGTGGACGTGTTGAACATCCACGAGCTTGATGACGCTTTGAAGCCCGCTGTCGCCGTAGGCGAGCGGATCCGGCTGGCCCTCGTCCGGACGGGCAAGGAAGACCACCAGGCCGTGGGCTACCTGCCCGATGGGGCGATGATCGTGGTGAACCATGCGGTCTCCAAGATTGGTTCCACGGCGGATGTCATCGTCGTCAGCACCCTGCAGACAGCCAGCGGGACGATGGTCTTCGCCGAGTTATACAAGCCATCGGGCATGGCAATCCGGACGGCCGGTCCAGGCGTCCTGCCCGTACCGGCGGAACGTTGA
- a CDS encoding RbsD/FucU domain-containing protein, with translation MLLASVAALLSFGCAGMNDGRNWQAAVDHQVAQLGYRNWIVIAEASFPAHNRAGIRQVTASADVPEVVDYVLKTLEQTENVKPQVYVARELRSVENDFAPGIDDLRKRERDSFHGHEPTELDHQSLLTLLEDANRSFDVLVIRTPTALPYSSVFLELQPGYWDVDSETRLRERIERERLEKIVRPF, from the coding sequence GTGTTACTTGCTTCCGTTGCGGCCCTGCTGTCGTTCGGTTGCGCGGGCATGAATGATGGCCGGAACTGGCAGGCGGCGGTGGATCATCAGGTCGCGCAGCTTGGCTACCGCAACTGGATCGTCATCGCGGAGGCCTCGTTTCCCGCACACAACCGTGCCGGAATCCGCCAGGTGACCGCTTCCGCGGACGTGCCGGAAGTGGTGGATTATGTGCTGAAGACCCTCGAACAAACGGAGAATGTGAAGCCACAGGTCTACGTGGCCCGCGAACTGCGTTCGGTGGAAAACGACTTCGCGCCGGGCATCGACGATCTCCGCAAGCGCGAGCGGGATTCATTCCACGGCCACGAGCCCACGGAGCTGGACCACCAATCGCTGCTCACGCTGCTGGAGGATGCGAACCGCAGTTTCGACGTGCTCGTCATCCGCACTCCCACGGCGCTGCCCTACTCCTCGGTGTTTCTCGAACTCCAGCCCGGATACTGGGACGTCGATTCGGAAACGAGGTTGCGCGAGCGCATCGAACGCGAGCGGTTGGAAAAAATCGTGCGACCTTTCTAG
- the ald gene encoding alanine dehydrogenase — translation MNIGIPKEIKAQENRVSMVPGSVAELAKRGHRILVERGAGEGASYSDEQYLAAGAEIVESPEAVFQEAQLIVKVKEPQPAEVALLGPQHILFTYLHLAANKTLTESLMASGCTAIAYETIEVNRHLPLLEPMSEIAGRMSAIVGSYHLAKHCGGRGSLLGGVPGVAPGRVVVLGGGTAGVNAARVATGIGADVTILEVDFERMRFLDITMGSHTVYSNEANLADLLPRVDLVIGAVLVPGAKAPKLITREMLRLMPRGSVFVDIAVDQGGCAETTRPTTHDNPTFEEEGVLHYCVANMPGAYSRTATQALNNVTHPWTLMIAEKGLTGACQTRKELLGGINVMNGGLTCPPVANAHGIEGTSIMDLVG, via the coding sequence ATGAACATAGGCATCCCGAAAGAAATCAAGGCACAGGAAAACCGCGTCAGCATGGTCCCCGGATCGGTCGCGGAACTCGCCAAACGCGGTCACCGGATCCTCGTCGAACGCGGCGCGGGCGAGGGCGCGAGTTACTCCGACGAACAATACCTCGCCGCAGGTGCGGAAATCGTGGAATCGCCGGAAGCGGTTTTCCAGGAAGCCCAGCTGATTGTGAAGGTGAAGGAGCCGCAGCCTGCCGAAGTCGCACTGCTCGGACCCCAGCACATCCTGTTCACCTACCTCCACCTCGCCGCGAACAAGACACTCACGGAGAGCCTGATGGCGTCCGGCTGCACCGCCATCGCCTACGAGACCATCGAGGTGAACCGCCACCTCCCCCTGCTGGAGCCGATGAGCGAGATCGCCGGACGCATGTCGGCCATCGTCGGCTCATATCATCTGGCAAAACACTGCGGCGGCCGCGGCTCGTTGCTCGGCGGCGTTCCCGGAGTGGCCCCGGGCCGGGTGGTCGTCCTCGGCGGTGGAACCGCAGGGGTGAATGCCGCACGCGTGGCCACGGGCATCGGCGCGGACGTCACCATTCTGGAGGTGGACTTCGAGCGCATGCGGTTTCTCGACATCACGATGGGTTCGCACACGGTGTATTCGAACGAAGCGAACCTGGCGGACCTCCTGCCACGGGTGGACCTCGTCATCGGCGCGGTCCTCGTTCCCGGCGCGAAAGCACCGAAACTCATCACCCGGGAAATGCTCCGGCTCATGCCGCGCGGCAGCGTTTTCGTGGACATCGCCGTGGACCAGGGTGGCTGCGCGGAAACAACCCGTCCCACGACGCATGACAACCCCACTTTCGAAGAGGAAGGGGTGCTTCATTACTGCGTGGCGAACATGCCGGGCGCCTACTCCCGCACCGCCACCCAGGCACTCAACAACGTCACCCATCCATGGACGCTCATGATCGCCGAAAAAGGTCTCACCGGCGCCTGCCAGACCCGGAAGGAACTGCTCGGCGGCATCAATGTCATGAATGGAGGACTCACCTGCCCTCCGGTGGCCAACGCCCATGGCATCGAAGGCACCTCCATCATGGACCTGGTGGGCTGA
- a CDS encoding tRNA dihydrouridine synthase — protein sequence MRDFLPTHRPALVLAPMQDVTDLPFMRIIARRGAPDWFVTEYFRVHPDSHLNRYILRSITENETGRPVFAQMIGKDLPSLIRTAHELAEYPIAGIDLNLGCPAPIVCRKDAGGGLLRTPETVNRLIGSLREAIPGKFTVKTRVGYTTPEEFPQLLEIFRSHAIDGLTIHGRTVTERYQTPVHPDRVRTAVEMMPCPVIANGNVVDVETGLSYLGQTAAAGLMVGRGAIRNPWIFTQLASAFEGKPAPAPSYRDLWEYVLELYDEIGRETEKFNAMAHVQRMKKTLSYISHGLEGEFEHDMRRMKTPEDFQEICKRHLDHDTPLPAKPPVDSKLFCGFEALVDARAELPAK from the coding sequence ATGCGTGATTTCCTTCCAACCCACCGCCCCGCTTTGGTGCTCGCGCCGATGCAGGACGTGACGGATCTGCCCTTCATGCGGATCATCGCACGGCGGGGCGCGCCGGACTGGTTCGTGACCGAGTACTTCCGGGTGCACCCGGATTCCCATCTGAACCGCTACATCCTGCGTTCGATCACCGAGAATGAAACAGGCAGGCCGGTGTTCGCCCAGATGATCGGCAAGGATCTGCCCAGCCTCATCCGCACCGCACATGAACTGGCGGAATATCCCATCGCCGGCATCGACCTGAATCTCGGCTGCCCCGCGCCCATCGTCTGCCGCAAGGATGCGGGAGGAGGGCTCCTGCGGACCCCTGAAACAGTGAACCGGCTCATCGGTTCGCTGCGCGAGGCCATACCGGGGAAATTCACCGTCAAGACACGTGTCGGCTACACCACGCCGGAGGAGTTTCCCCAGCTGTTGGAAATCTTCCGCAGCCACGCCATCGACGGTCTCACCATCCATGGCCGCACCGTTACGGAACGTTACCAGACCCCCGTCCATCCGGACCGCGTGCGCACGGCGGTGGAGATGATGCCATGCCCCGTCATCGCGAACGGGAATGTGGTGGATGTGGAAACGGGTCTTTCCTATCTCGGACAAACCGCCGCCGCGGGCCTCATGGTCGGGCGTGGGGCGATCCGGAATCCATGGATCTTCACACAACTGGCGTCCGCCTTCGAAGGCAAGCCAGCACCCGCGCCCAGCTATCGCGATCTATGGGAATATGTGTTGGAACTCTATGATGAAATCGGTCGTGAAACCGAGAAGTTCAACGCGATGGCCCACGTGCAGCGGATGAAGAAAACCCTGTCCTATATCAGCCACGGATTGGAGGGGGAATTCGAGCATGACATGCGGCGGATGAAGACGCCGGAGGATTTCCAGGAGATTTGCAAACGCCACCTCGATCACGACACCCCGCTCCCCGCCAAACCGCCGGTGGATTCGAAGCTGTTCTGCGGATTCGAGGCGCTGGTGGACGCGAGGGCGGAGTTGCCCGCCAAATGA
- a CDS encoding serine hydrolase domain-containing protein: protein MTKNLGLSVLCACALVSPLHAAPPVNEEVAKSIRSFIEAKEIAGAVTLVADGEKILHLSADGFSDIDSKKPMAEDSVFWIASMSKPVTATAVMMMQDEGKLSVDDPVSKYLPEFSGDKSGITIKQCLTHSSGLSDLSGEEVKGVTTLKDLVPLFTAKPLQFAPDSKWSYCQTGINTAARVVEVVSGKSFPEFLQERLFDPLGMKDTSFYPGEETSSRLASAYKRTEAGELEKAPLFFLGGSPPWVKNRYPMANGGLFSTAGDYAKFAQMILNGGESGGKRYVKSETVKQMTTVQSGDLATGFTPGNGWGLGWCVVREPQGITAALSSGTFGHGGLFGTQAWIDPVKKRIYLLLIQRANFTNQGGSDGSDIRRDFQNAAAK from the coding sequence ATGACAAAAAACCTGGGTCTGTCGGTTCTGTGCGCTTGTGCGCTGGTGTCTCCGCTCCATGCCGCTCCGCCGGTCAATGAGGAGGTGGCGAAGAGCATCCGCTCCTTCATCGAAGCGAAGGAAATCGCCGGAGCGGTCACGCTCGTGGCCGACGGGGAAAAGATCCTCCATCTCTCGGCGGACGGATTCTCCGACATCGATTCGAAAAAGCCGATGGCGGAGGACTCGGTTTTCTGGATCGCGTCCATGAGCAAGCCTGTCACCGCCACCGCCGTGATGATGATGCAGGACGAGGGAAAACTCTCGGTGGATGATCCGGTCTCGAAATATCTGCCGGAGTTCAGCGGCGACAAATCCGGCATCACCATCAAGCAGTGCCTCACCCACAGCAGCGGCCTGAGCGATCTGTCAGGCGAGGAGGTGAAGGGCGTCACCACGCTCAAGGATCTGGTCCCCCTCTTCACCGCCAAGCCCCTGCAGTTCGCTCCGGACAGCAAGTGGTCGTATTGCCAGACTGGAATCAACACCGCCGCCCGGGTGGTGGAGGTGGTTTCGGGGAAATCCTTTCCGGAATTTCTCCAGGAGCGGTTGTTCGATCCGCTCGGCATGAAGGACACGAGTTTCTATCCCGGTGAGGAAACCAGTTCGCGCCTCGCGTCCGCCTACAAGCGGACGGAAGCCGGGGAGCTCGAAAAGGCTCCGCTGTTTTTCCTCGGCGGCAGCCCGCCTTGGGTGAAAAACCGCTATCCCATGGCGAATGGCGGCCTCTTCTCCACCGCCGGAGACTACGCCAAATTCGCACAAATGATCCTCAACGGGGGAGAATCAGGCGGGAAACGTTACGTGAAATCCGAGACCGTGAAACAAATGACCACGGTGCAAAGCGGGGATCTCGCCACCGGATTCACTCCCGGAAACGGTTGGGGTCTGGGCTGGTGCGTCGTGCGCGAGCCCCAGGGCATCACCGCCGCGCTCTCGTCCGGCACCTTCGGCCACGGCGGACTCTTCGGCACCCAGGCATGGATCGATCCGGTGAAGAAGCGAATCTACCTGTTGCTGATCCAACGGGCGAATTTCACCAATCAAGGCGGTTCGGATGGCTCGGACATCCGCCGGGATTTCCAGAACGCCGCTGCCAAATAA
- a CDS encoding phosphotransferase, whose translation MPTEAILSTTRQFLGVDPAVPITLEPIKRGASGRTIVRVKTASREPFIGIHWTEEREDNSQFIPVAQFLKQAKLRVPEIIHERARYRVALVEDLGDKDLLSLKDRPFEERLPYYRSAFEQVDKLFYAKPAKDFHLMPPFDASLYRWEQEYFFEFMVEEFLDLYGVADGLKKNPVFNELAERLGTVARHLVHRDFQSQNLMIKDDKVWLIDFQGLRRGRQEYDLASLIFDPYLDHTAEEREQLLTLWEDIADERPLEKLFHECAAQRLMQALGAYGNIVKNRGDDWYRPHIATAARLLGEVTAGTALEAPLAPVLSAIRKKNP comes from the coding sequence ATGCCAACCGAAGCGATCCTCTCCACCACGCGCCAGTTCCTTGGTGTGGACCCGGCCGTGCCCATCACCCTGGAGCCGATCAAGCGCGGCGCCTCGGGCCGGACGATCGTGCGGGTGAAAACCGCCAGCCGCGAGCCGTTCATCGGAATCCACTGGACGGAGGAGCGTGAGGACAATTCCCAGTTCATCCCCGTCGCACAGTTCCTGAAACAGGCGAAACTGCGCGTTCCGGAGATCATCCATGAGCGGGCCAGGTACCGCGTCGCGCTGGTCGAGGACCTGGGCGACAAGGACTTGCTGTCGTTGAAGGATCGCCCGTTCGAGGAGCGGCTGCCGTATTACCGCTCGGCCTTCGAGCAGGTGGACAAGCTGTTTTACGCGAAGCCGGCGAAGGATTTCCACCTCATGCCCCCTTTCGATGCCTCGCTCTACCGTTGGGAGCAGGAGTATTTCTTTGAATTCATGGTCGAGGAGTTCCTCGATCTCTACGGAGTGGCCGACGGCTTGAAAAAAAATCCCGTTTTCAACGAACTGGCCGAACGCCTCGGCACCGTCGCCCGCCACCTGGTGCACCGCGATTTCCAGTCGCAGAACCTGATGATCAAGGACGACAAGGTCTGGCTCATCGACTTCCAAGGCTTGCGCCGCGGCCGTCAGGAATACGACCTCGCCTCGCTGATTTTCGACCCTTACCTCGACCACACCGCCGAGGAACGCGAACAGCTCCTCACACTCTGGGAAGACATCGCCGACGAGAGGCCGTTGGAAAAGCTCTTCCACGAATGCGCCGCCCAGCGGCTCATGCAAGCCCTTGGTGCTTATGGCAATATCGTGAAAAACCGTGGCGATGACTGGTATCGCCCCCACATCGCCACCGCCGCCCGCCTGCTGGGTGAAGTCACGGCGGGAACCGCTTTGGAAGCACCGCTGGCACCTGTCCTCTCGGCGATCCGTAAAAAGAATCCGTGA
- a CDS encoding PEP-CTERM sorting domain-containing protein translates to MKSTPLHFSIRRSLFALPSLLLALQAPSADAAALSLGPVSGSSTTTTHEYSEDYSAWFLADFSVDPDAPDPIQVTTGIAVGWWTQELTFPAAFPSLITGDIFNIQELVQISPGGFPVDNWKQEIVTPGWEWVAASIFDNNTSSEVPGLQVLLNGATASFTFDPLTAGTDLFIIKELRYTGAGGAAAPLSVRVSAVPEPATSVLGLIGVTALFIRKRRH, encoded by the coding sequence ATGAAATCAACCCCACTCCATTTCTCCATCCGTCGTAGCCTTTTTGCCCTTCCCTCGCTTCTGCTTGCCCTCCAAGCCCCATCCGCCGATGCGGCGGCACTCAGTCTCGGCCCGGTGTCCGGCAGCAGCACCACCACTACCCACGAGTACAGCGAGGACTACAGCGCGTGGTTCCTCGCGGATTTCAGCGTGGATCCCGATGCTCCGGATCCGATCCAGGTCACCACCGGCATCGCCGTGGGTTGGTGGACCCAGGAGCTGACGTTCCCGGCCGCATTCCCCAGTCTGATCACCGGCGATATCTTCAACATCCAGGAACTCGTCCAAATTTCCCCAGGCGGTTTCCCCGTGGACAACTGGAAGCAGGAGATCGTCACTCCCGGTTGGGAATGGGTGGCGGCGAGCATCTTCGACAACAACACCTCCTCGGAAGTTCCCGGCCTGCAGGTCCTGCTGAATGGCGCCACCGCCAGCTTTACTTTCGATCCGCTGACCGCCGGGACGGATCTCTTCATCATCAAGGAACTCCGCTACACCGGCGCGGGCGGTGCCGCCGCTCCTCTCAGCGTCCGGGTCTCCGCCGTTCCCGAGCCGGCGACCTCCGTTCTCGGACTGATCGGCGTGACCGCGCTTTTCATCCGCAAGCGCCGCCACTGA
- a CDS encoding DUF2868 domain-containing protein — MAKETQRWTLENLVDFEQAVASSTPTTGETRHEVLKAIGGSEGGAARRLGLRVWLEAAGTKSAGRKFSSALSLVGGGLGLFMLVTGITAVAGLLDRDRGGINVTLFLAILIGGQWLVLLLATLAWLLRRKAGDGFSAMQALVGKAVRRFSGNRDDTWWHPLIDSGGAPRAALLWRFARMVQGAGICFNLGIILGLAGLVLVRHVDFYWESTTESAMRSILENAVRFLSSPWAAWSPDAVPGREVIESSRWRPGRHVSLRVDESWWFFLHLVVLVWGLLPRAVLWCVAHRAGNKALGSLDFQGRHHRALWREITGSGRVETDEKPLDGVLVLDVGGTGLPESELRPFLLQRLRVHPAAWLPVAVLDSGKEDEAAGALAKAPAGVVLLAEGWSLAPPRMNALHAKIRSCTRAGTSIKFLVANAGPGNQPAAVTAQERQEWERYVDSLRDAAAEVYFYESRELAPIPSA; from the coding sequence ATGGCCAAGGAAACACAGCGGTGGACATTGGAAAACTTGGTCGATTTCGAACAAGCGGTCGCTTCATCCACCCCAACAACCGGCGAGACCCGCCACGAGGTGCTGAAGGCCATAGGCGGGTCGGAGGGAGGAGCGGCGCGCCGTCTCGGCCTGCGCGTCTGGCTTGAAGCCGCCGGAACAAAATCCGCGGGAAGGAAATTCTCATCGGCGCTCTCGCTTGTGGGCGGAGGGCTGGGGCTGTTCATGTTGGTGACCGGGATCACCGCCGTAGCGGGACTGCTGGATCGTGACCGGGGCGGGATCAATGTGACGCTCTTTCTCGCGATCCTCATCGGTGGTCAATGGCTGGTGCTCCTGCTTGCCACACTGGCATGGCTGTTGCGGCGGAAAGCCGGGGATGGATTCAGCGCCATGCAGGCGCTGGTAGGGAAGGCGGTCCGCCGTTTCAGCGGGAATCGCGATGACACGTGGTGGCACCCGCTGATTGATAGCGGCGGCGCGCCGCGTGCCGCATTGCTCTGGAGATTCGCCAGGATGGTCCAAGGCGCGGGGATTTGTTTCAATCTCGGTATCATCCTCGGGCTGGCGGGTCTGGTTCTGGTCAGGCACGTGGATTTCTATTGGGAGAGCACCACCGAGTCCGCCATGCGCTCGATCTTGGAAAACGCGGTGAGGTTCCTGTCCTCGCCTTGGGCGGCATGGTCTCCGGATGCCGTGCCCGGCAGGGAGGTCATCGAGTCCTCGCGCTGGCGTCCGGGCCGGCATGTCTCGCTGCGGGTGGATGAATCCTGGTGGTTTTTCCTTCATCTGGTGGTGCTGGTGTGGGGTCTTCTGCCACGTGCGGTGCTCTGGTGCGTCGCCCATCGCGCGGGGAACAAGGCCCTCGGAAGTCTCGATTTCCAAGGCCGGCACCACCGGGCGTTGTGGCGGGAAATCACCGGCAGCGGTCGTGTGGAAACGGATGAAAAACCGCTCGATGGCGTGCTGGTGCTGGACGTGGGTGGCACAGGCCTGCCGGAATCCGAACTGCGGCCGTTTCTGCTGCAACGGCTGCGGGTCCACCCTGCGGCATGGCTGCCGGTCGCGGTGTTGGATTCGGGGAAAGAAGACGAGGCCGCAGGCGCGCTGGCAAAAGCGCCCGCGGGAGTCGTTCTGCTTGCGGAAGGTTGGTCGCTCGCCCCGCCACGCATGAACGCGCTGCATGCGAAGATCCGTTCCTGCACCCGTGCCGGGACTTCCATCAAGTTTCTCGTCGCGAACGCGGGCCCGGGGAATCAACCCGCCGCCGTGACCGCGCAAGAGCGGCAGGAGTGGGAGAGATATGTGGACTCCCTGCGCGACGCGGCGGCCGAAGTCTATTTTTACGAATCACGGGAGCTTGCCCCGATCCCCTCCGCCTGA